Below is a genomic region from Deinobacterium chartae.
ACACGCGAAAGGTTTCAGGCCCGCATATAGCGGGCCTTGAGCCTTGAGGAGGATTGTTCATGGCTAAGGCAACGTTCGAGCGCACCAAGCCCCACGTCAACGTCGGCACCATCGGCCACGTCGACCACGGCAAGACCACCCTCACCGCGGCGA
It encodes:
- a CDS encoding GTP-binding protein codes for the protein MAKATFERTKPHVNVGTIGHVDHGKTTLTAA